A region of Rhodamnia argentea isolate NSW1041297 chromosome 9, ASM2092103v1, whole genome shotgun sequence DNA encodes the following proteins:
- the LOC115744409 gene encoding CSC1-like protein At1g32090, with the protein MATLQDIAVSGFINILTAFAFLLAFALLRLQPVNDRVYFPKWYLDRARTSPRRSANFVGKLVNLNPWTYLTFLNWMPQAMKMSEDEIVRHAGLDSAAFLRIYTLGLKIFVPITIIALLILIPVNVSNGTLSFLKRDLVMSNIDKLSISNVRPRSVRFFVHVGLEYLFTIWTCLMLYKEYDNVASMRLRFLASQGRRVEQFTVVVRNVPRVPRQSISDTVGHFFRTNHPEHYLCHQGVYNANKFAKLVRKRDSLQNWLDYNQLKFERHLEKRPTKKKGFCGLWGEQVDSVDYYKQQIKDLEKRMAIVRQKVIKDPKSILPVAFVSFNSRWGAAVCAQTQQSKNPTLWLTNWAPEPRDVYWKNLAIPFFSLSIRRLVISLVVFALVFCYMIPIAFVQSLANLEGLEKVAPFLRPVIELKFIKSFLQGFLPGLALKIFLFLLPKVLMLMSKIEGHISLSMLERRTASKYYFFMLVNVFLGSIVTGTAFEQLRAFLHQAPAQIPRTIGVSIPMKATFFITYIMVDGWAGIAGEILRLKPLIIFHLKNMFLVKTERDREKAMHPGSVDFPETLPSLQLYFLLGIVYAVVTPILLPFILVFFAFAYLVYRHQIINVYNQRYESAAAFWPHVHSRIIAGLLISQLLLLGLLSTKKAAHSTPLLVILPILTLSFHKYCKHRFEPAFRKYPLEEAMAKDLAEREAEPDLNLKAYLADAYLHPIFQSSEAEEEELLEVKVDRR; encoded by the exons ATGGCCACCCTCCAAGACATAGCCGTCTCGGGATTCATAAACATCCTCACCGCCTTCGCCTTCTTGCTCGCCTTCGCGCTGCTCAGGCTCCAGCCCGTCAACGACCGGGTCTACTTCCCCAAATGGTACCTCGACCGGGCGAGGACGAGCCCCAGGCGTTCCGCGAACTTCGTCGGCAAGTTGGTCAATCTCAACCCCTGGACCTACCTCACTTTCTTGAACTGGATGCCTCAGGCCATGAAGATGAGCGAGGACGAGATTGTTCGCCATGCGGGGCTCGATTCTGCTGCTTTCCTCAGAATCTACACTCTTGG CTTAAAGATTTTTGTGCCGATCACAATCATTGCGCTTCTCATTCTTATTCCAGTCAATGTATCAAATGGAACATTATCCTTTTTGAAGAGAGATCTGGTTATGAGTAACATTGACAAACTCTCTATATCAAATGTCCGTCCTCGATCAGTAAG GTTCTTTGTTCATGTAGGATTGGAGTACCTGTTCACCATATGGACTTGTCTCATGCTTTACAAGGAATATGACAATGTAGCATCAATGAGGCTTCGTTTTCTGGCTTCACAGGGAAGACGTGTTGAGCAGTTCACT GTAGTAGTTCGAAATGTGCCTCGTGTTCCTCGCCAGTCAATATCAGATACTGTTGGCCATTTCTTTCGAACTAACCACCCTGAGCACTATCTTTGTCACCaa GGAGTGTACAATGCCAATAAATTTGCTAAACttgtgagaaagagagacagtCTTCAGAATTGGCTCGACTATAATCAGCTCAAATTTGAAAGGCATCTGGAGAAGAGACCAACTAAAAAG AAAGGTTTTTGTGGGCTTTGGGGTGAGCAAGTAGATTCAGTTGACTACTACAAGCAGCAGATAAAAGACCTCGAGAAAAGA ATGGCCATAGTGCGGCAGAAAGTTATTAAAGATCCGAAATCTATCCTGCCAGTGGCCTTTGTGTCCTTCAATTCGCGTTGGGGTGCTGCGGTTTGTGCGCAGACACAGCAAAGCAAGAATCCAACCCTATGGTTGACCAACTGGGCCCCCGAACCTCGTGATGTTTACTGGAAGAACTTAGCCATACCATTCTTTTCACTGAGCATTCGGAGACTTGTGATATCCTTGGTAGTCTTTGCTCTGGTGTTCTGTTACATGATACCAATTGCTTTTGTCCAATCTCTCGCCAACTTGGAAGGACTTGAAAAAGTTGCTCCTTTCCTCAGGCCAGTGATAGAACT GAAATTCATCAAGTCATTCCTACAGGGTTTCCTCCCTGGTCTAGCTCTCAAAatctttttgttccttcttccTAAAGTTTTGATGCTAATGTCAAAAATCGAGGGACACATATCATTGTCGATGTTGGAGAGGAGAACAGCATCAAAGTACTACTTTTTCATGTTGGTGAATGTCTTTCTGGGAAGTATAGTGACTGGAACAGCTTTTGAGCAATTGCGTGCTTTTCTTCATCAAGCACCTGCACA GATTCCTAGAACCATTGGGGTGTCAATACCTATGAAGGCCACTTTCTTCATCACATACATAATGGTGGACGGATGGGCTGGCATTGCCGGGGAAATTCTTCGTTTGAAGCCCTTAATTATTTTCCATCTCAAGAATATGTTTTTGgtgaagacagagagagacagggagAAGGCGATGCACCCGGGAAGCGTGGATTTTCCAGAGACTCTCCCTAGTCTTCAACTTTACTTTCTTTTGGGGATCGTTTATGCTGTGGTTACTCCGATTCTCCTGCCGTTCATACtagttttttttgcttttgcataTCTCGTCTACCGTCATCAG ATAATTAATGTCTACAATCAACGTTATGAGAGTGCTGCAGCGTTCTGGCCACACGTTCATAGTCGGATAATTGCAGGGTTACTAATATCACAGCTTCTTTTGTTGGGGTTGCTCAGCACTAAAAAAGCCGCGCACTCCACTCCTTTGCTTGTTATCTTACCGATACTTACACTGTCCTTTCACAAGTACTGCAAACATCGATTTGAGCCAGCTTTCAGAAAGTATCCACTGGAG GAAGCCATGGCAAAAGACCTAGCGGAACGGGAGGCAGAACCGGACCTAAACTTGAAGGCTTACTTAGCCGATGCCTACTTGCACCCGATATTCCAGTCCTCCGAAGCAGAGGAAGAGGAGTTACTTGAGGTTAAAGTGGACAGACGGTAG
- the LOC115744451 gene encoding 4-coumarate--CoA ligase-like 6: MQTSPRTTHPPHWYSPVTGIYCSKHPPVDLPSDPVDDVASYLFSRTADDGSTALVDSLSGSSVSYSELRSLVQCMASGIRSMGVSQGDVVLLQLPNSVYYPVVFLGVLFAGGVVTTMNPLSSVSEIKRQISDCNVRLAFTSSDNCEMFKALDVSATAVPEDVCYGSRDCEFVDFRMLLSRKFESFQRPIVKQQDMAAIVYSSGTTGVSKGVVLTHGNFIAMCELFVRFEASQYEYPSSENVYLAVLPMFHIYGMSLFVLGLLSLGSTVVVMRRFDPNEVVKAIDRYGVTHFPVVPPILTALTRTVKCSGGSGLMSLKQVSCGAAALSRKTIDDFVRTLPHVDFIQGYGLTESTAVGTRGFNTEKCPRYSSIGLLAPNMQAKVLDCKTGSFLPPGSGGELLLRGPAIMKGYLNNVDATRLMIDEDGWLHTGDIVHFDQDGFLHILDRVKEIIKYKGFQIAPADLEAVLITHPEIVDVAVTGALDEESGEIPVAFVVKRIGSDLSEEAVVDYLAAQVAPYKKVRKVVLTNSIPKSAAGKILRRELKKLLTSRL; the protein is encoded by the exons ATGCAGACCAGCCCACGAACGACACACCCTCCTCACTGGTACTCGCCAGTCACCGGAATCTACTGCAGCAAACACCCTCCCGTCGATCTTCCTTCCGACCCAGTAGACGACGTGGCTTCCTACCTCTTCTCTCGCACCGCTGATGACGGCTCAACCGCCCTCGTCGATTCTTTGTCCGGCTCGTCCGTATCCTACTCGGAGCTCCGCTCTCTCGTCCAATGCATGGCTTCAGGGATTCGCAGCATGGGCGTCTCGCAGGGCGACGTCGTCCTGCTCCAATTGCCCAACTCCGTCTACTACCCTGTCGTCTTCTTGGGCGTCCTGTTCGCTGGCGGGGTCGTCACCACCATGAACCCGCTGAGCAGCGTGTCGGAGATCAAGCGACAGATTTCGGATTGCAATGTGCGTCTCGCTTTCACTTCCTCCGACAACTGCGAGATGTTCAAGGCGTTGGATGTTTCAGCCACTGCTGTGCCAGAGGACGTATGTTATGGTTCGAGAGATTGCGAGTTTGTGGATTTTCGCATGCTTTTGTCGAGAAAATTTGAATCTTTCCAGAGGCCCATCGTGAAGCAGCAAGATATGGCGGCGATAGTGTACTCATCCGGCACTACGGGCGTGAGCAAAGGGGTTGTTCTCACACATGGTAATTTCATCGCCATGTGCGAGCTCTTCGTGAGGTTCGAGGCCTCCCAGTACGAGTACCCGAGCTCCGAGAATGTGTATTTGGCTGTCCTGCCGATGTTTCACATATACGGCATGTCGCTCTTTGTCTTGGGACTGTTGTCGTTGGGGTCTACTGTGGTTGTGATGAGGAGGTTCGATCCCAACGAGGTGGTCAAGGCCATTGATAGGTATGGAGTCACCCATTTCCCCGTGGTTCCGCCCATATTGACTGCTCTGACCAGGACAGTGAAGTGTTCCGGTGGAAGTGGCTTGATGAGCTTGAAGCAGGTCTCTTGTGGGGCTGCTGCTCTCAGCAGGAAGACCATTGACGACTTTGTTCGGACTCTTCCTCATGTTGACTTCATTCAG GGTTACGGCTTGACTGAGTCAACTGCAGTTGGAACCCGAGGCTTCAATACTGAGAAGTGTCCAAGATATTCTTCCATTGGACTTTTGGCTCCAAATATGCAAGCCAAGGTATTGGACTGCAAGACGGGATCCTTCTTGCCTCCAGGCAGCGGTGGCGAGCTTTTGTTACGAGGACCTGCAATCATGAAAG GGTACTTGAATAATGTCGATGCAACTAGGTTAATGATCGATGAGGATGGATGGCTACATACTGGAGATATTGTTCATTTTGATCAGGATGGATTTTTACATATACTCGATCGAgtgaaagaaattataaaatacaaggGCTTTCAG ATTGCTCCTGCTGATCTCGAGGCTGTATTAATTACCCATCCTGAAATTGTTGATGTTGCAGTAACAGG TGCCCTTGATGAAGAATCGGGTGAGATACCAGTGGCATTCGTGGTCAAGAGAATCGGAAGCGATCTTTCTGAGGAAGCTGTCGTGGACTACTTAGCTGCACAG GTTGCTCCCTACAAGAAAGTGAGAAAGGTAGTTCTTACCAATTCAATTCCGAAATCAGCTGCTGGAAAGATTCTTCGGAGGGAACTCAAGAAGTTGTTGACTTCTAGATTGTGA
- the LOC115744356 gene encoding phosphoribulokinase, chloroplastic-like, which yields MMTKRGGVIVQNHPSSPCVLICSATGGSGSDDTLVIGLAADSGCGKSTFMRRLTSVFGGGAGPPKGGNPDSNTLISDTTTVICLDDYHALDRTGRKEKGVTALDPRANDFDLMYEQVKALKEGKAVEKPIYNHITGHLDPPELIVPPKILVIEGLHPMFDPRVRDLLDFSIYLDISNDVKFAWKIQRDMAERGHSLESIKASIEARKPDFDAYIDPQKQYADAVIEVLLTQLIPDDNEGKVLRVKLIMKEGVKYFKPVYLFDEGSTISWVPCGRKLTCSYPGINFFYSPDTYFGHEVSVLEMDGQFDRLNELIYVESHLSNLSTKFYGEITQQMLKHSDFPGSNNGTGLFQTIIGLKIRDLLEQIVATKTGAPLEAAKA from the exons ATGATGACCAAGAGAGGAGGGGTCATCGTCCAGAACCACCCATCATCGCCCTGTGTGTTGATTTGCTCCGCGACCGGCGGCAGCGGCAGCGATGACACGCTGGTGATCGGCCTGGCCGCCGACTCCGGGTGCGGGAAGAGCACCTTCATGAGGAGGCTGACAAGCGTGTTCGGAGGGGGGGCCGGGCCCCCCAAGGGCGGGAACCCGGACTCCAACACCCTCATTAGTGACACGACGACTGTGATATGCCTGGATGACTACCACGCCCTGGACAGGACAGGGAGGAAGGAGAAGGGTGTCACTGCGCTCGACCCGCGGGCCAATGACTTTGACCTGATGTACGAGCAGGTCAAGGCGCTCAAGGAAGGCAAGGCAGTCGAGAAGCCCATCTACAACCACATTACCGGCCACCTCGACCCGCCAGAGCTCATCGTGCCGCCCAAGATCCTTGTCATCGAGGGTTTGCACCCAAT GTTTGACCCACGAGTGAGGGACTTGCTGGACTTCAGTATTTACTTGGACATAAGCAATGATGTCAAGTTTGCTTGGAAGATTCAG AGGGACATGGCTGAGAGAGGACACAGTCTTGAAAGCATCAAAGCTAGCATTGAGGCCAGAAAGCCAGACTTTGATGCTTACATAG ATCCACAAAAGCAATACGCAGATGCAGTGATCGAAGTGTTGCTGACCCAGCTCATTCCTGACGACAACGAAGGGAAGGTGTTGAGAGTGAAACTGATAATGAAGGAAGGAGTGAAGTACTTCAAACCAGTTTACCTCTTCGATGAGGGCTCAACAATCTCGTGGGTTCCTTGTGGAAGGAAACTCACCTGCTCTTACCCTGGCATCAACTTCTTCTACAGCCCTGACACTTATTTTGGTCATGAG GTGTCTGTGTTGGAGATGGATGGGCAATTTGACCGACTAAATGAGCTGATATATGTGGAGAGCCATCTCAGCAACCTCTCCACCAAGTTCTATGGAGAGATCACCCAGCAAATGCTCAAGCACTCTGATTTCCCTGGGAGCAACAATGGCACAGGCCTCTTCCAAACCATCATTGGCTTGAAGATCAGAGACCTCTTGGAACAAATAGTTGCCACCAAAACTGGTGCTCCATTGGAAGCAGCAAAAGCTTGA